In one Myotis daubentonii chromosome 1, mMyoDau2.1, whole genome shotgun sequence genomic region, the following are encoded:
- the ABI1 gene encoding abl interactor 1 isoform X5, whose translation MAELQMLLEEEIPSGKRALIESYQNLTRVADYCENNYIQTVDIHKEKVARREIGILTTNKNTSRTHKIIAPANMERPVRYIRKPIDYTVLDDVGHGVKWLKAKHGNNQPARTGTLSRTNPPTQKPPSPPMSGRGTLGRNTPYKTLEPVKPPTVPNDYMTSPARLGSQHSPGRTASLNQRPRTHSGSSGGSGSRENSGSSSIGIPIAVPTPSPPTIGSVAPGSAPGSQYGTMTRQISRHNSTTSSTSSGGYRRTPSVTAQFSAQPHVNGGPLYSQNSISIAPPPPPMPQLTPQIPLTGFVARVQENIADSPTPPPPPPPDDIPMFDDSPPPPPPPPVDYEDEEAAVVQYNDPYADGDPAWAPKNYIEKVVAIYDYTKDKDDELSFMEGAIIYVIKKNDDGWYEGVCNRVTGLFPGNYVESIMHYTD comes from the exons ACGGTGGACATTCATAAAGAGAAAGTGGCGCGAAGGGAGATTGGTATTTTGACAACAAATAAGAATACATCAAGAACTCACAAAATAATAGCACCTGCAAATATGGAGCGCCCTGTAAGGTATATTCGGAAACCTATTGACTATACAGTTCTGGATGATGTGGGCCATGGTGTCAAG TGGCTAAAAGCCAAG CATGGAAATAACCAGCCTGCAAGAACTGGCACACTGTCGAGAACAAATCCTCCTACTCAGAAACCACCAAGTCCTCCCATGTCAGGCCGAGGAACGTTGGG ACGGAATACGCCTTACAAAACCCTGGAACCTGTTAAACCTCCAACAGTTCCTAATGACTACATGACCAGTCCGGCTAGGCTTGGAAGTCAGCATAGCCCAGGCAGGACAGCTTCTTTAAACCAGAGACCAAGGACACACAG tgGAAGTAGTGGGGGAAGTGGAAGTCGAGAGAACAGTGGAAGCAGCAGTATTGGCATTCCCATTGCCGTGCCTACACCTTCACCACCCACTATTGGATCag TGGCCCCGGGCTCAGCTCCTGGTTCCCAGTATGGCACAATGACCAGGCAGATTTCTCGACACAACTCTACCACTTCCTCGACATCTTCTGGTGGATACAGACGAACTCCCTCTGTGACTGCTCAATTTTCTGCTCAGCCTCATGTTAATGGAGGTCCACTTTATTCTCAGAATTCAA TTTCTAttgctccaccccctccccctatGCCTCAGTTGACTCCACAGATACCTCTCACAGGCTTCGTGGCCAGGGTGCAGGAAAACA TTGCTGATAGTCCaactcctccaccaccacctccaccagatGACATTCCCATGTTTGATGACTCtccacctccgccaccaccacctccagtgGATTATGAAGATGAGGAGGCTGCAGTAGTTCAGTATAATGACCCATATGCAGATGGGGATCCTGCATGGGCCCCTAAGAATTATATTGAGAAAG TTGTGGCAATATATGATTATACAAAAGACAAGGATGATGAGCTGTCATTTATGGAGGGTGCAATCATTTATGTAATAAAGAAGAATGATGATGGCTGGTATGAAGGAGTCTGCAATCGAGTGACTGGTTTGTTCCCTGGGAACTATGTTGAATCAATCATGCACTATACTGATTaa
- the ABI1 gene encoding abl interactor 1 isoform X7, translated as MESSINHISQTVDIHKEKVARREIGILTTNKNTSRTHKIIAPANMERPVRYIRKPIDYTVLDDVGHGVKWLKAKHGNNQPARTGTLSRTNPPTQKPPSPPMSGRGTLGRNTPYKTLEPVKPPTVPNDYMTSPARLGSQHSPGRTASLNQRPRTHSGSSGGSGSRENSGSSSIGIPIAVPTPSPPTIGSVAPGSAPGSQYGTMTRQISRHNSTTSSTSSGGYRRTPSVTAQFSAQPHVNGGPLYSQNSISIAPPPPPMPQLTPQIPLTGFVARVQENIADSPTPPPPPPPDDIPMFDDSPPPPPPPPVDYEDEEAAVVQYNDPYADGDPAWAPKNYIEKVVAIYDYTKDKDDELSFMEGAIIYVIKKNDDGWYEGVCNRVTGLFPGNYVESIMHYTD; from the exons ACGGTGGACATTCATAAAGAGAAAGTGGCGCGAAGGGAGATTGGTATTTTGACAACAAATAAGAATACATCAAGAACTCACAAAATAATAGCACCTGCAAATATGGAGCGCCCTGTAAGGTATATTCGGAAACCTATTGACTATACAGTTCTGGATGATGTGGGCCATGGTGTCAAG TGGCTAAAAGCCAAG CATGGAAATAACCAGCCTGCAAGAACTGGCACACTGTCGAGAACAAATCCTCCTACTCAGAAACCACCAAGTCCTCCCATGTCAGGCCGAGGAACGTTGGG ACGGAATACGCCTTACAAAACCCTGGAACCTGTTAAACCTCCAACAGTTCCTAATGACTACATGACCAGTCCGGCTAGGCTTGGAAGTCAGCATAGCCCAGGCAGGACAGCTTCTTTAAACCAGAGACCAAGGACACACAG tgGAAGTAGTGGGGGAAGTGGAAGTCGAGAGAACAGTGGAAGCAGCAGTATTGGCATTCCCATTGCCGTGCCTACACCTTCACCACCCACTATTGGATCag TGGCCCCGGGCTCAGCTCCTGGTTCCCAGTATGGCACAATGACCAGGCAGATTTCTCGACACAACTCTACCACTTCCTCGACATCTTCTGGTGGATACAGACGAACTCCCTCTGTGACTGCTCAATTTTCTGCTCAGCCTCATGTTAATGGAGGTCCACTTTATTCTCAGAATTCAA TTTCTAttgctccaccccctccccctatGCCTCAGTTGACTCCACAGATACCTCTCACAGGCTTCGTGGCCAGGGTGCAGGAAAACA TTGCTGATAGTCCaactcctccaccaccacctccaccagatGACATTCCCATGTTTGATGACTCtccacctccgccaccaccacctccagtgGATTATGAAGATGAGGAGGCTGCAGTAGTTCAGTATAATGACCCATATGCAGATGGGGATCCTGCATGGGCCCCTAAGAATTATATTGAGAAAG TTGTGGCAATATATGATTATACAAAAGACAAGGATGATGAGCTGTCATTTATGGAGGGTGCAATCATTTATGTAATAAAGAAGAATGATGATGGCTGGTATGAAGGAGTCTGCAATCGAGTGACTGGTTTGTTCCCTGGGAACTATGTTGAATCAATCATGCACTATACTGATTaa
- the ABI1 gene encoding abl interactor 1 isoform X10, whose product MAELQMLLEEEIPSGKRALIESYQNLTRVADYCENNYIQTVDIHKEKVARREIGILTTNKNTSRTHKIIAPANMERPVRYIRKPIDYTVLDDVGHGVKWLKAKHGNNQPARTGTLSRTNPPTQKPPSPPMSGRGTLGRNTPYKTLEPVKPPTVPNDYMTSPARLGSQHSPGRTASLNQRPRTHSGSSGGSGSRENSGSSSIGIPIAVPTPSPPTIGSVAPGSAPGSQYGTMTRQISRHNSTTSSTSSGGYRRTPSVTAQFSAQPHVNGGPLYSQNSIADSPTPPPPPPPDDIPMFDDSPPPPPPPPVDYEDEEAAVVQYNDPYADGDPAWAPKNYIEKVVAIYDYTKDKDDELSFMEGAIIYVIKKNDDGWYEGVCNRVTGLFPGNYVESIMHYTD is encoded by the exons ACGGTGGACATTCATAAAGAGAAAGTGGCGCGAAGGGAGATTGGTATTTTGACAACAAATAAGAATACATCAAGAACTCACAAAATAATAGCACCTGCAAATATGGAGCGCCCTGTAAGGTATATTCGGAAACCTATTGACTATACAGTTCTGGATGATGTGGGCCATGGTGTCAAG TGGCTAAAAGCCAAG CATGGAAATAACCAGCCTGCAAGAACTGGCACACTGTCGAGAACAAATCCTCCTACTCAGAAACCACCAAGTCCTCCCATGTCAGGCCGAGGAACGTTGGG ACGGAATACGCCTTACAAAACCCTGGAACCTGTTAAACCTCCAACAGTTCCTAATGACTACATGACCAGTCCGGCTAGGCTTGGAAGTCAGCATAGCCCAGGCAGGACAGCTTCTTTAAACCAGAGACCAAGGACACACAG tgGAAGTAGTGGGGGAAGTGGAAGTCGAGAGAACAGTGGAAGCAGCAGTATTGGCATTCCCATTGCCGTGCCTACACCTTCACCACCCACTATTGGATCag TGGCCCCGGGCTCAGCTCCTGGTTCCCAGTATGGCACAATGACCAGGCAGATTTCTCGACACAACTCTACCACTTCCTCGACATCTTCTGGTGGATACAGACGAACTCCCTCTGTGACTGCTCAATTTTCTGCTCAGCCTCATGTTAATGGAGGTCCACTTTATTCTCAGAATTCAA TTGCTGATAGTCCaactcctccaccaccacctccaccagatGACATTCCCATGTTTGATGACTCtccacctccgccaccaccacctccagtgGATTATGAAGATGAGGAGGCTGCAGTAGTTCAGTATAATGACCCATATGCAGATGGGGATCCTGCATGGGCCCCTAAGAATTATATTGAGAAAG TTGTGGCAATATATGATTATACAAAAGACAAGGATGATGAGCTGTCATTTATGGAGGGTGCAATCATTTATGTAATAAAGAAGAATGATGATGGCTGGTATGAAGGAGTCTGCAATCGAGTGACTGGTTTGTTCCCTGGGAACTATGTTGAATCAATCATGCACTATACTGATTaa